GCCGCGCTGAGCGCCGGCTTGGTGTTCTTCAGCTGGTCGAGCTGATCCTGCAGGGTCTTCTTCTTGGCGGTGATGTCGTCGGTCAGCTTCTTGGCGGCGTCCCGGGCGGCGGTCGCCCGCTTCGCCGCGTCCGCGGCCAGGTTCTCCGCGTCCTTGGCCTGTTTGACCGCACCGGCCAGCCGATGCAGCGCGGCGTCCTTCTCGGCCGCGATCTGGTCGAGCGCGGCCGAGCGGTCGAGAAAGTCCTGAGTGGACGAACCGGCCAGCAGCGCCGAGAGCTTGTTCATCTGCACGCCGGACAGGAACGAGGCACCGGCGAACTTGTCGACGTCCACCTTGAACTTGGCCTCGTCCGCGGCGGCGGTGGCGGCCGAGGAGTGCGCGGTGGTCACGTCCCCGTCGGCCTTGTCGAGGTCCTGCTGTTTCGCGGCAAGGTCGTCCTGCGCCTTCAGCAAGTCCTCGTTCGCCTTCTCGGCCTGGGCCGAGAGGTCACGGTACTTGGCGAGGGCGTCCGAACCACCGGAAGCCGGGGGGGTCTGGAGGGCGGGGATGGGGGCGGCGGAGGCCGCCGACGGCTGCGCCACGGTGACGACTGCGATCACGGACGCGGCCGCGAGGGCACCTGACACCACGCGCTTGACTGGATGCGACTGCACGGTCGCGCGGGTCTCCTTTGCTTGTCGGCCGCCGTCTCCGGAGCCATGACACGGCCGAGGCGGGGGATCCCCGGCCGAGCGCGTCCGCCCGTGTTCCGGCCGCGGCGCACTGCACCGGCCCTGCCACGTGCGAGATGGTTCCGGTAAAGGCTCCCCGACAAAGCCGTTCCGGCGGCGATCCCGTGTCGCCGTCCTGCCGACGGCTACCTGCCACGAGATCTCGGCCAGGTTACGAAAAGACCCGGGGGCGCGTCCACCGGGGCCCCCGGAAAAACTCTCCGTAGTTCGCGGAAACACCATCGGACCAGCAGGGGAGACGATTGTGATGCCCGTCATACCCGTTGGCCTCGCTCGGGATTGCTCCCGTTACAGACCGTTTATCGCACTTACCCCGCCGTTCGCCGAGCAGCCGTCACCCACCCGGGTCACATCGGATTACGGCCGGACGCGGGCACCAGCCGCAGCCGAGGCACCGCCCCAGAGCGGGCCGAAGCGCCGACGGCAGGCGGCACCTCGAAGGCCGCATCGGCCCGCGTGGGAGGCCCGAACAGCACGCTGACCGCACAGTCGCGGCACGCCGCCCCACGCACCGCACACCGGTCACAGTCGACGATGAGCGTCCCGCCCGGATCCGGCGACCGCCCCGGCCCTCCCGGGCACGAAGCACCTGCCCGTGAAACGGCTGCTGCTGGCGGAATACCGGTCCGCCGGGTGTCCGGCGATGCGCTGGGCTCGGCCACGGTGGCTCCTCCGTCTCCGGGCGTCCGGATCGGGTTCCGGATCGCCTCCGGTTCGCACGGTAGGACCCGCCACCGACAGTTTCGGCCGGCTTCGGCGCGTACCCGTCAGACCCGCCCCAATCGGCTGACCAGCACCGCCGACGGAGCCGGATACGCACCGGCGGCGCGGACGGAGTCGGCGACCGCGCGGTCCGACGTGGCGACGACCATCGGCCGGCCCTTCGGCTCGGCCGACACCAGCGCGCGGATCACGTCGTCCGCCAGTACGCCGCGTTCGGAGAACAGCACGCGTACCCCGCGCGGCACCGATGCCGGGACCGACAGCACTCCCGCACCGTCGAACACCACGGTCACCTCCGCGGACGTACGCGCGGCCAGCGCGGACAGCTGATGCACCAGCCGGTCTCGCTGATCCGCCAGCGCTAGCTCGGGATACCCGGTCTTGGTGACGTTGTAGCCGTCGACGATCAGGTGCACGTTCGGCAACGCGAGATGCCGGTCGAGCGCGACCACATCCGCGATCCGCCCGCCGGGACCGAGACCGGACCGCACGCCGCTGATCATGTCCGCGGGACGTGCACCGCGGTCGCCCAGCGCCAGCTCCCGGCGTAGGCCGTGTACAGCGCCATCGATGGTGTCCACAAGCAACGCCAACCGCACTTCGTCGGCTTCGCGAGCTTCGCGCGCCGACTGACGCGCCATCTCCGCATCCGCGACCGCACGCTCCGCGCGCGTCCGCTCAGCCGCTACGCGCCGACGCTCACGCTCCAGCTGCTCCGTGAGCACACGCAGCTCACGCTGCTGCTCCGCTCCGCCGCTCCGCAGCTCCGCACGCGCAGCTTCCGCCGCGTCCTTCGCTTCGCGAAGCCGCATGCCTTGCTCGCGAAGCCGCCGAAGCAGCTTGTCGACTTCGTCTTCGCGCTCTCCGCGCGCGCTGTCGACCGCTTCGCGCGCTTGCGCAAGCTCGGCCCGCAGCTCGGCGACTTCGGCCTCAAGCCGTTGATTGCGGGCCAGCACGGCATCCCGCTCCGCACGCAACGCCGTCTCTTCGGCGTTCTTCGCGACGAGCCGGACCCGCCCGGCAGCGCTCGATTCACCAAGCAGCACGGCAGCAGCCGCGGCGGCCACGGAATCGCCCGCGTTCGGGTCCAACGCGTCCGTACGGTGCTCACGCAGCCACTCCAGTACCGCAGTACGGAACTGAGACGAGTCACCCAACGCGGACAACAGCGCCGTGCCACCGAGCTTCGCGCGCTTCGCCGGGGCAAACTTCGCGACCGGCCGTAGCTGTCGCGGTACATCGGACACAGGGAGCTTCGCCACGGCCGCAGCAGCCAGCTCGGCGATCCGCTCGCGCACCGCCTCCGGCAGGCTCGCCCACGACGCCGGCTCCGGGGCGTCCGCCGATGCCCGCGCGGGAACCTCCGAGGGGCCTTCGGCCTCCTCGGGTTCCTCTGGGTGCACGGGCTGCGGGTGCATTGCAACAGGGTAGGCCCCGGGGCCGGATCCCGCGTCGCGCGGGACACGCCGAGCCGGTTCAGCCGGCAGCGACGACACGACGGACACTTTCGCGAAGGAGACACTCGTGCGCCGCGCGAACGCCACTGACCGGCGACCTGGCCGCCGCCGTCAGGTCGCAGGGGTCGCCCGCCTCCTGCACGGCGGTTCGGGGCTGGCCTGACATTCCCCCAGGTCAGGGTTCCGGCAAAGTCGGCGTGAGGGACCCTGCGCAGACGGCGGAGGTCCGTGAAGGTCTGTGAAGGGGCCCTTCACAGACCCGAGACAGGTCCGGCACACACCACGAGGTGGTCGCGCATCTCGAACACCGCTTCGCCCGCTGCCGGGCGCAATCGATCGAGATGGCAGGCGCCGTCGATGGATGACGCGGCAGCCACGGCTCACTCTGCTGATCACAGGGCCTCGACCAACCTTGCCGACACCCCGTTGCCCCAGGTTTTGCAACAGAACATTCACTTTGGGTCACGGCTGCTCGCACGCAGCGTGGTTCGGGACCGATCCCGCCGAGCCGGTCCACCCAGGATTGTCGGTGGGCCGCCCTACTGTGCGCGATCATGGAGAAGCGCGCGGAACGCCCGCCGGCCCAGCTGGCGTTCGACGAGCTCGGCACCCCGTTGCGGGACACCACGTTCGTCGTGTTCGACCTGGAGACCACCGGGACCAGACCTGGCCCGGACGGGATCACCGAGATCGGCGCGGTCAAGGTGCGCGGCGGGCAGGTCCTCGCCGAGTTCGCCACCCTGGTGAACCCCGGGGCGCCGATCCCGCCGCAGATCGTGGAGCTGACCGGGATCACCCAGGCGATGGTCTACGACGCGCCGCGGATCGAGCGCGTGCTGCCGGCGTTCCTGGAGTTCATCGCGGGGACCGTGCTGGTAGCGCACAATTCCGGCTTCGACACCGGGTTCATGAAGGCCGCCTGCGAAGGACACGGCTACGCGTGGCCCCGAGCCACGGTGATCTGCACGGTGAAGCTGTCGCGCCGAGTGATCCCGAAGGAAGAGGCCCGCAGCTACCGCCTGTCGTCGCTGGCGATGCTGCTCGGCGCGCGTACGCAGCCGACGCACCGCGCGCTCGACGACGCCCGCGCCACGGTGGACGTACTGCACGCGTTGCTGGAGCGTGTCGGCAACGTCGGCGTACACACCGTCGAAGAGCTGGTCGACTATCTGCCTGAAGTCACGCCCGCGCAGCGTCGTAAGCGGCATCTGGCGGCCGATCTTCCCGCGCGACCGGGCGTATACCTGTTCAAGGGACCGAGCAAAGAAGTGCTGTACGTCGGCACCGCGCGAGACCTGAGACGGCGCGTGCGCTCGTACTTCACCGGCTCCGAAAGCCGTGGGCGTATCCGCGAAATGGTGGCGCTGGCCGAACGCGTGGACGCCATCGAGTGCGCGCACTCCCTCGAAGCCGAAATCCGCGAGCTGCGGCTCATCGCCGCGCACAGACCGGCGTACAACCGGCGTTCGAAGAACCCGCACCACGCGTGGTGGGTAGGGCTGACCGACGAAGCATTCCCCCGCCTCTCCGTCGTACGGCTACCGCGCGCGGGCACACTCGGCCCCTTTCGCAGCCAAGCAGACGCGCGCACTGCAGCAGACACCCTCGCCGGCGCGACGGGGCTTCGCACCTGTACGCAACGAATCTCCGCCACAGGGGCGTCCGGCACCCCATGCGTCCTAGCGGAGCTGGGGCGGTGCGGGGCGCCGTGCGCGGGACAGCAGAGCGTTCTCGAGTACACCCCTTCCGTCGACGCGACCAGAGGCCTTATCGCGGGGCAGGACGGTCGCCCACTACACCTGGCCGCAGACCGGCTGGTGCGACTGTCCGAAGCACAGCACTACGAACAGGCCGCGCGGCACCGAGACGAGCTGGCCGGCCTCGTACGCGCTGTCGGCCGAGCACAGCGGCAAGCCGCACTCGCCTCGATCGCCGAACTGATCGCCGCCGCCCCGGACGGCAATGGCGGCTGGGAACTCACCGTCATCCGCCACGGACGTCTGGCGTCGGCAGGCGTCGCCCGGCGCGGCGTACCCCCGATGCCCGTGGTCGAAGCACTGGTCGCGGCCGGCGAAACGGTGCTACCGGACGAAGGCCCGCTGCACGGCGCCTCCGGTGAAGAGGTGGGCATCCTGCTGCGGTGGCTCGCCCGTCCCGGCACGCGGCTCGTGCGCACCACCCGCCCCTGGTCGGAGCCCACCGCAATCGCCGGCTGGCGCGGCTGGCTGGACCGCGTCGCCGACGCACGCAGCCTCGAAAACCTGGCGGGCTGAACCGACCGGAACCGGGAGACCCGGAGTGATCCCGGCTACGATCGCGCACATCCGGTTACCGCCAGGAAGTGGAGGAACGCTGTGGTCACGGCGATCGTGCTGATCAACGTAGAGGCCGAGGGGATTCCGGAGGCCGCCCAGGCGATCGCGGACCTCGACGGCGTCGGGGAGGTCTACTCCTGCGCCGGGGACGTCGACCTGATCGCCACCGTCCGGGTGCCGGCGCACGAGGATCTCGCCGACCTCATCCCGGGCCGGATCGGCAAGGTCCCCGGAGTACTCGACACCGTCACGCACATCGCGTTCCGGTCCTACTCCCGGGCGGACACCGACTCGGCGTTCGAAATCGGCGTCGAAGGCTCCTGAACCGGCCCCGATACGCGAGAAGGCTCCTTCCCCGGCGGGGGAAGGAGCCTTCTGCACAGGCGGACCTCAGTGGCCGGAACCGACCTCGTGCGATCCGGAGATCTCCGCCGCACCGTCGCTGTTGCCGTGCCCGTTGCCCCGCGCACGCTCCAGCGCCGCGGTCTCCTCCGCCGGGTCCGGCGTCAGGACCGAGCCCGGGACGGCGTGCCCGGCCGTGCCCAGCTTGTTCATCTTCTTCGGCACCGGCGCGCCCTGGTACTCCAGCGGGATCGCGTGGCCGTGGCTGTCCGTCCCGCCCAGCGGCTGGTGGATCTCGATGAACTCACCGTGCGGCAGGCGCTTGATGATGCCCGTCTCGACCCCGTGCTCCAGCACCTCGCGGTCGGCCCGCTGCAGGCCGAGGCAGATCCGGTAGGTCACGTAGTAGGCGATCGGCGGCACGATCAGCACCCCGATGCGCCCGGCCCAGGTGGTCGCGTTCAGCGAGATGTCGAACTGGTCGGCGATGATGTCGTTGAAGCCGGACAGCTCGATCACCGCGAAGAACCCGAGCGCCATCATGCCCAGCGCGGTGCGGACCGGTGCGTCCCGCGGCCGCTGGAGCAGGTTGTGCCGCGCGGTGTCCTTGGACAGCTTGCGTTCCAGGAACGGATACGCGAGTAACAACCCGATCAGCACCGGCATCCCGATGGCACCGGGGAAGAACACCGCGGGAATCGTGTAATTCCCGAGGTAGACCTCCCAGGCCGGCCATATTCGGAGCATGCCGTCGGCCCAGGCCATGTAGAAGTCCGGCTGGGATCCCGCGGACACCATGGACGCGTTGTACGGCCCGAAATTCCACACCGGGTTGATCTGGAACAACCCGGACATCAGCGCGATCACACCCACGACCAGGGTGAAGAACGCCCCGCCCTTGAGCGCGAAGTACGGCATGATGCGCACGCCGACGACGTTGGTCTCCTTGCGCCGCACCCCCGGGAACTGGGTGTGCTTCTGGTACCAGACCAGCGCCAGGTGCACCCCGACCAGCGCCAGCATGATGCCCGGCACCAGCAGGATGTGCAGCGTGTAGAGCCGCGGGATGATCTGGTCGCCCGGGAACTCCCCGCCGAAGATCGCCCAGTGCAGCCAGGTGCCGATCACCGGCACGGAGAGCACGATGCCCGACAGCGTCGCGCGGATACCGGTACCGGAGAGCAGGTCGTCCGGCAGCGAGTAGCCGAAGAAGCCCTCGAACATGCCCAGCACCAGCAGCAGCCCGCCGATGACCCAGTTCGCCTCACGCGGCTTGCGGAACGCGCCGGTGAAGAAGATCCGGAACATGTGGATCATCATCGAGGCGACGAAGATCAGCGCCGCCCAGTGGTGCAGCTGGCGCACGAACAGGCCGCCGCGCACGTCGAACGAGATGTCCAGGGTCGTCTTGAACGCCTGGGACATCTGCATGCCCTGCATGTTCTGGAAGCTGCCGTGATAGGTGACTTCCTGCATGGAGGGGTCGAAGAACAGCGTCAGGTACACGCCCGAGAGCAGGATGACGATAAAGCTGTAGAGCGCGATCTCACCGAGCAGGAACGACCAGTGCGTCGGGAAGACCTTGTTGAACTGGTGACGCAGGCCCTTCGCGAGCTTGTAGCGCTGGTCCGCGTTGTCCGCGGCCAGGCCGAGGTGCTTCTGGAGGCCGCTCGTCCCCTTGGTCGGAGTGGTGAGTGAACTCATGACTTACGCTCCCAGAAGGCCGGGCCGATGGCCTCGATGAAGTCGCCCCTGGCGACCAAGTATCCCTCATCGTCAACCGTGATCGGCAGCTGCGCCAGCGGTCGGGTGGCCGGGCCGAAAATCGGCTTGGCGTAGTGCAGGGCGTCGAACTGGGACTGGTGGCACGGGCACAGGATGCGGTTCGTGCGCTGCTCGTACAGCGAGGTCGGGCAGCCCACGTGACTGCAGATCTTCGTGTACGCGTAGTAGTCGCCGAAGTTGAAGTCTTCCTGGTTCTTCCGCTTGACCACGCGCGCGGCGTCGGTCGGGCGCAGCCGGATGAGCATGACCGGGTTGTCCACCCGGGTCAGCGCCGCGGCCAGCGCCTCGTGGTTGCCCTTTTCCGAATCGCGGTAGGGGAACACCGTCTCCATGGCACCGGCGTCGAGGTCCTCCGCGCGGACCAGGGTGACGCCCTTCTCGACCTCTTCGTCCAGGTTGCCGATGTTGCGCCGCAGGTAGACCTTCTCGCCCGGGAACTTCGGCTGCCAGCCGGTGTGCCAGAGGCCGTTCTCGTTGGCGCTGTCCTTCCACGGGTCCTTGATGAAGGACGCGACGGGCAGCGCGGCCACCGCGAGGCCGAGCGCGCCGGCCCCGGCGCCCGCGGTCCGCTTGATCAGCGAGCGGCGGGCGATCGTGCTGCGGTCACCGGCGTCGGACAGGTGCGCCACGATGGTCGCCCGGTCGACCTCGGCCGACGGGCCGTCGGTGCGCTGCTGCACCACGGTCTCGCTCGGCACGAACTTCTTGGTGTACACGATCACGCCGATGCCGAGGCAGAGCACCGCGAGGCCGAGCGAGACGCCCAGCGCCGGGGTGTAGAGGCTGTATACCGTGTGGCTCGGGTCGCTCGGGTCCTTGTACTCCCACCAGTGCGGCCACGCCATGACCACGACGAAGGCCAGCCCGAAGATCGCGGACAGCGCGAACCACAGCGCCACCCGGCGCTCGGCCCGCTTCTCCGCGCGGGTGCCCTCCACCGGCCACGGTTCGGGGTAATCGACGATCTCCACGCCGTCCAGCTCGCCACCGAGCTTGAGCAGCTGGTCGCGGTCCATCTCCGCGAGTTCCGCCTCCGAGGGCGGCTCGGGCCCTTCGGCACTCATGCCGTCGCCTCCACAAGGAGTTTCACACTGTTCGACCGGGCGGCGCCAGCATGAATAGTGATGATTCGCTGGCAAGCTGCGCTCATGCCTTCGATCCAATCCAGAGAGTGATGCCGACCAGCGCGGCGATTCCGACGACGAACGCGATCAGGCCCTCCGAGGCGGGGCCGAGCCCGCCGAGGCCGTTACCGCCCGGGTTGTTGTTGCCGTCGGACACCGACTTGACGTAGGCGACGATGTCCTTCTTCTCCTCCGGGTTCAGCTGCCGGTCGGAGAATTTCGGCATGTTCTGCGGCCCGGTGAGCATCGCGTCGTAGATCTGTTCCTCGGTGGCCGGGTCCAGGTTCGGCGCGTACTTGCCCGCCGACAGGGCGCCACCGCGGCCGGTGAAGTTGTGACACGAGGCACAGTTGAGCCGGAACAGCTCACCACCGCGGGCCGGGTCGCTGCCGCGCAGCGCCTCGCCGCGTTCCGCGGGCCGCTGCGCCCCGCCGCCGTGCGCCTGCACGTAGGCACCGACCGCGTCGATCTCGGCCGGGGTCAGCTTCGGCGGCTTCCGCGCGGCCTGGGCCTCCTGGCGGGCCGCGGGCATCCGGCCGGAGGAAGTCTGGAAGTACACCGCCGCGTCGCCGATGCCGATCAGGCTCGGACCGCGGTTCTGGACGCCTTCCAGGTTCGCGCCGTGGCATTCGATGCAGGTGTTGTTGTAGACCTGCTCGCCCTGGCGCAGGAGGGCCGGGTCGCCCTGCGCCTGCGCGGTCTGCGGCTCCGGGGTCAGCACGGCGTACAGCGCGCCGGCGCCCACCAGTGCGACACCGAGCGCGAGCACCCCGGCGAGACGCCGGCGCAGCTTCGAACGCGCGCGGAAGCGGCGCTGTGGGGACTTGGTACTGGTGGTCATCTTGCGGCAACCCTTGCTGTCAGTTCAGGCCGATGGTGCGGGTGGGACGGCGCGAGGATCAGGGGAGGATGTAGATCACCGCGAAGAGGCCGACCCACACGATGTCGACGAAGTGCCAGTAGTAGGACACGACGATCGCGGAAGTGGCCTGCGCGGGCGTGAACTTGCTGAGCTTGGTCCGGATCAGCAGGAACACGAACGCGATGAGCCCGCCGATGACGTGCAGGCCGTGGAATCCGGTGGCGAGGAAGAACACCGTGCCGAACGGGCCGGACGGGATGGTCAGGCCCTCGTCGACCAGGTTGACGTACTCGTACGCCTGCCCGAACACGAACACCGCGCCCATGATCAGCGTGATGATGTACCAGCGCCGCAGGCCGTAGACGTCCCCGCGCTCGGCGGCGAACACGCCGAACTGGCAGGTCAGCGACGAGAGCACGAGGATCACCGTGAACGGGATCGCGTACGGGATGTTGAGGTGGAATGGCTCGCCGTGCAACGGCGGCGGCCACGAGGCCCCGGCCGGGTTCTGCGCCTTGACGGTGAAGAACATGGCGAACAGTCCGGCGAAGAACATGAGTTCGCTGGACAGCCACACGACGGTGCCGACACTGACCATGTTCGGCCGGTTCAGCGAGTGGACCCGCTGGCTGATGGTGGGAGCTGCCGTTGTCACGGATCGCATTATGTCCTCCCCCGCGGGCACCCCGCCTGCCGGGTCCGCGGCGGGTCGTGGGAGCTTCGCGTCACACCCGTACCAGATGGAGGGAACCGGCTACTCGTGAGTTGGCTGCAGAGGTTGCGTGACCTGGCCGGAAAGCGGGAAACCGCCGGTCTGACGCCCGACACGCCCGGGTTGCGGATCGTGGTCCGGGCCTTCGATCCGGCGGTGGCCGACTCGGCGGTGCTCGGCGCCGCTTCCGGCTGGACCGCCGGTGCCCCCGCGGTGCTGACGCACCACCTCAGCCTGCCCGCCGAGCGGCTCGCCGAGGCCGCCGCGATCCTTGCCCAGGACGGCTACGAGCTGCGGGAACAGCGGCCGGACGGGGACCGGGTACTGGCCCACGCGGTGCGCGTGCAGGTGCTCGACGCGCTGCACTGCGCGCAGGAACGCGCGCGGATGGCGGGGCTCGCCCAGCGGCTCGGTGGCGACGCGCTGGGCTGGGACGCCCGGCAACCGGGTGAGTCGCCCACCACGTCCGCGTGAGATGGGTCTCGGCCGATACGATCGCGGGCGTTCCACGCGTGACGAGACGGAGGCGGGCTCAATGACCGAGCAGTCCCAGCGGATCCTGGTGTTCAGCCACAAGGCCGGGGTGCGGGAGGCGATCATCAATGCCGTCGGCCGCAGGCCGGCGGCCGATCTGGGCCGGGTCGAGTACGTGGAGGCCGAGGGCGTCGCGGACGTGCTCGCGGAGGTCGACGCCGGCGCGGTGGACCTGGCGATCCTGGACGGCGAGGCCCAGCCGACCGGCGGGATCGGGCTGACCCGCCAGCTCAAGCACGAGATCGCGGACTGCCCGCCGATCGTGGTCACGATCCGCCGCCACGACGACCGCTGGCTGGCCACCTGGTCGCAGGCCGACGCCGTGCTGGAGCACCCGCTCGATCCGCTGACCGCGGCGGAGACCGTGGCCGGCGTCCTGCGCGCCGGACGGGTCCCCGCCGTCAACGGCGGCTGAGCCGCGATGGGCACCACCGCATCCGGGCACACCTGGCCCGCCCTGCTCACCCGGCTGATCGACCGCGCGGACCTGACCGCCGAGGACGCCTCCTGGGCGATGGACCAGATCATGTCCGGCGCGGCCACTCAGGCGCAGATCGGCGGGTTCGCGGTCGCGCTGCGGGCCAAGGGCGAGACCCCGGAGGAGATCTCCGGGATGGCCGGGGCGATGCTCGCGCACGCCCGCCGGATCGAGCTCAGCCGCCCGGCGGTGGACATCGTCGG
This Amycolatopsis sulphurea DNA region includes the following protein-coding sequences:
- a CDS encoding C40 family peptidase — translated: MQSHPVKRVVSGALAAASVIAVVTVAQPSAASAAPIPALQTPPASGGSDALAKYRDLSAQAEKANEDLLKAQDDLAAKQQDLDKADGDVTTAHSSAATAAADEAKFKVDVDKFAGASFLSGVQMNKLSALLAGSSTQDFLDRSAALDQIAAEKDAALHRLAGAVKQAKDAENLAADAAKRATAARDAAKKLTDDITAKKKTLQDQLDQLKNTKPALSAADKTLQGDQGGEAPANIKAPSAAAQVALQAALSKLGSPYVWGATGPSQFDCSGLMQWAYKQAGITLPRSSSAQSTFGTPIPKDQLQPGDLVFYYTPVSHVGMVVSDGKMVHAPTSGDVVKISPLQSQYVGARRVTS
- a CDS encoding NYN domain-containing protein, with translation MHPQPVHPEEPEEAEGPSEVPARASADAPEPASWASLPEAVRERIAELAAAAVAKLPVSDVPRQLRPVAKFAPAKRAKLGGTALLSALGDSSQFRTAVLEWLREHRTDALDPNAGDSVAAAAAAVLLGESSAAGRVRLVAKNAEETALRAERDAVLARNQRLEAEVAELRAELAQAREAVDSARGEREDEVDKLLRRLREQGMRLREAKDAAEAARAELRSGGAEQQRELRVLTEQLERERRRVAAERTRAERAVADAEMARQSAREAREADEVRLALLVDTIDGAVHGLRRELALGDRGARPADMISGVRSGLGPGGRIADVVALDRHLALPNVHLIVDGYNVTKTGYPELALADQRDRLVHQLSALAARTSAEVTVVFDGAGVLSVPASVPRGVRVLFSERGVLADDVIRALVSAEPKGRPMVVATSDRAVADSVRAAGAYPAPSAVLVSRLGRV
- a CDS encoding DEDD exonuclease domain-containing protein; its protein translation is MEKRAERPPAQLAFDELGTPLRDTTFVVFDLETTGTRPGPDGITEIGAVKVRGGQVLAEFATLVNPGAPIPPQIVELTGITQAMVYDAPRIERVLPAFLEFIAGTVLVAHNSGFDTGFMKAACEGHGYAWPRATVICTVKLSRRVIPKEEARSYRLSSLAMLLGARTQPTHRALDDARATVDVLHALLERVGNVGVHTVEELVDYLPEVTPAQRRKRHLAADLPARPGVYLFKGPSKEVLYVGTARDLRRRVRSYFTGSESRGRIREMVALAERVDAIECAHSLEAEIRELRLIAAHRPAYNRRSKNPHHAWWVGLTDEAFPRLSVVRLPRAGTLGPFRSQADARTAADTLAGATGLRTCTQRISATGASGTPCVLAELGRCGAPCAGQQSVLEYTPSVDATRGLIAGQDGRPLHLAADRLVRLSEAQHYEQAARHRDELAGLVRAVGRAQRQAALASIAELIAAAPDGNGGWELTVIRHGRLASAGVARRGVPPMPVVEALVAAGETVLPDEGPLHGASGEEVGILLRWLARPGTRLVRTTRPWSEPTAIAGWRGWLDRVADARSLENLAG
- a CDS encoding Lrp/AsnC family transcriptional regulator, whose product is MVTAIVLINVEAEGIPEAAQAIADLDGVGEVYSCAGDVDLIATVRVPAHEDLADLIPGRIGKVPGVLDTVTHIAFRSYSRADTDSAFEIGVEGS
- a CDS encoding cytochrome b produces the protein MSSLTTPTKGTSGLQKHLGLAADNADQRYKLAKGLRHQFNKVFPTHWSFLLGEIALYSFIVILLSGVYLTLFFDPSMQEVTYHGSFQNMQGMQMSQAFKTTLDISFDVRGGLFVRQLHHWAALIFVASMMIHMFRIFFTGAFRKPREANWVIGGLLLVLGMFEGFFGYSLPDDLLSGTGIRATLSGIVLSVPVIGTWLHWAIFGGEFPGDQIIPRLYTLHILLVPGIMLALVGVHLALVWYQKHTQFPGVRRKETNVVGVRIMPYFALKGGAFFTLVVGVIALMSGLFQINPVWNFGPYNASMVSAGSQPDFYMAWADGMLRIWPAWEVYLGNYTIPAVFFPGAIGMPVLIGLLLAYPFLERKLSKDTARHNLLQRPRDAPVRTALGMMALGFFAVIELSGFNDIIADQFDISLNATTWAGRIGVLIVPPIAYYVTYRICLGLQRADREVLEHGVETGIIKRLPHGEFIEIHQPLGGTDSHGHAIPLEYQGAPVPKKMNKLGTAGHAVPGSVLTPDPAEETAALERARGNGHGNSDGAAEISGSHEVGSGH
- a CDS encoding ubiquinol-cytochrome c reductase iron-sulfur subunit produces the protein MSAEGPEPPSEAELAEMDRDQLLKLGGELDGVEIVDYPEPWPVEGTRAEKRAERRVALWFALSAIFGLAFVVVMAWPHWWEYKDPSDPSHTVYSLYTPALGVSLGLAVLCLGIGVIVYTKKFVPSETVVQQRTDGPSAEVDRATIVAHLSDAGDRSTIARRSLIKRTAGAGAGALGLAVAALPVASFIKDPWKDSANENGLWHTGWQPKFPGEKVYLRRNIGNLDEEVEKGVTLVRAEDLDAGAMETVFPYRDSEKGNHEALAAALTRVDNPVMLIRLRPTDAARVVKRKNQEDFNFGDYYAYTKICSHVGCPTSLYEQRTNRILCPCHQSQFDALHYAKPIFGPATRPLAQLPITVDDEGYLVARGDFIEAIGPAFWERKS
- a CDS encoding c-type cytochrome, which codes for MTTSTKSPQRRFRARSKLRRRLAGVLALGVALVGAGALYAVLTPEPQTAQAQGDPALLRQGEQVYNNTCIECHGANLEGVQNRGPSLIGIGDAAVYFQTSSGRMPAARQEAQAARKPPKLTPAEIDAVGAYVQAHGGGAQRPAERGEALRGSDPARGGELFRLNCASCHNFTGRGGALSAGKYAPNLDPATEEQIYDAMLTGPQNMPKFSDRQLNPEEKKDIVAYVKSVSDGNNNPGGNGLGGLGPASEGLIAFVVGIAALVGITLWIGSKA
- a CDS encoding cytochrome c oxidase subunit 3, producing the protein MRSVTTAAPTISQRVHSLNRPNMVSVGTVVWLSSELMFFAGLFAMFFTVKAQNPAGASWPPPLHGEPFHLNIPYAIPFTVILVLSSLTCQFGVFAAERGDVYGLRRWYIITLIMGAVFVFGQAYEYVNLVDEGLTIPSGPFGTVFFLATGFHGLHVIGGLIAFVFLLIRTKLSKFTPAQATSAIVVSYYWHFVDIVWVGLFAVIYILP
- a CDS encoding ribonuclease E inhibitor RraB, which codes for MSWLQRLRDLAGKRETAGLTPDTPGLRIVVRAFDPAVADSAVLGAASGWTAGAPAVLTHHLSLPAERLAEAAAILAQDGYELREQRPDGDRVLAHAVRVQVLDALHCAQERARMAGLAQRLGGDALGWDARQPGESPTTSA